One window from the genome of Actinomycetota bacterium encodes:
- a CDS encoding cupin domain-containing protein, producing MDQRIGHQIGDLAEVLANLGVFRMHPEDVIALCPSGFRRVPINQGSDHYLSLQGFAPGQIAYAHTHPDSEEWIVVLRGGGRALLAENPVPLAPGVIIGRAAAHPHGFVSDDGGPLHMISLQVPRPSEKTTTWDQPGETTDPADCAVGGTCRRCSRCGGHSANARARIFVCENCNFEL from the coding sequence GTGGATCAGCGCATCGGCCACCAGATCGGCGACCTCGCCGAGGTGCTCGCCAACCTCGGCGTGTTCAGGATGCACCCGGAGGACGTCATCGCCCTCTGCCCGTCGGGGTTCCGACGGGTGCCGATCAACCAGGGCTCGGACCACTACCTCTCGTTGCAGGGGTTCGCGCCCGGGCAGATCGCTTACGCGCACACCCATCCCGACTCGGAGGAGTGGATCGTGGTGCTGCGCGGCGGAGGTCGCGCGCTCCTTGCCGAGAATCCCGTCCCGCTCGCGCCCGGCGTGATCATCGGTCGGGCGGCGGCGCACCCGCACGGGTTCGTGAGCGACGACGGCGGGCCGCTGCACATGATCTCGTTGCAGGTCCCGCGGCCGTCCGAGAAGACGACGACCTGGGACCAGCCCGGCGAGACGACCGATCCTGCCGACTGCGCGGTGGGCGGGACGTGTCGGCGGTGCTCCCGATGCGGCGGGCACAGCGCAAACGCGCGCGCCCGCATCTTCGTCTGCGAGAACTGCAACTTCGAGCTGTAG
- a CDS encoding plasmid stabilization protein, with amino-acid sequence MPQKAWSTKRERQYEHIKKGLKRGGRSEDTAERIAAATVNKERARTGEAKTASRLSKKDVSSGRRGGLRSHSGPGGRTRDQLYEAAKRKGIKGRSKMTKAQLARAVGGAESRRG; translated from the coding sequence ATGCCGCAAAAGGCGTGGAGCACGAAGCGCGAACGGCAGTACGAGCACATCAAGAAGGGCCTGAAGAGGGGCGGCCGGAGCGAGGACACCGCAGAGCGGATCGCCGCGGCGACCGTCAACAAGGAGCGGGCGCGCACGGGTGAAGCCAAGACGGCCAGCCGTCTCTCGAAGAAGGACGTGTCGTCGGGTCGGCGCGGCGGGCTTCGCTCGCACAGCGGACCGGGCGGTCGGACGCGCGATCAGCTGTACGAGGCGGCGAAGCGCAAGGGCATCAAGGGCCGGTCGAAGATGACCAAGGCACAGCTCGCGCGGGCGGTCGGCGGAGCCGAAAGCCGTCGAGGCTGA
- a CDS encoding HNH endonuclease signature motif containing protein, producing the protein MRKALLVRDGGCAFPDCGRPPSWCDPHHVVHWTNGGPTALSNLVLLCRRHHRLTHHKRFSVEIVDGLPRFYRADGSVLEPADRAPP; encoded by the coding sequence ATCCGCAAGGCGCTCCTCGTCAGGGACGGTGGATGTGCCTTCCCCGACTGCGGGAGACCACCCTCGTGGTGCGATCCGCACCACGTTGTCCACTGGACCAACGGTGGTCCGACCGCACTGTCGAACCTCGTGCTGCTGTGCCGGCGACACCACCGGCTGACCCACCACAAGCGTTTCTCGGTGGAGATCGTGGACGGCCTGCCGCGGTTCTACCGAGCGGACGGCTCGGTGCTCGAGCCCGCGGATCGGGCGCCGCCGTAG